In Triticum aestivum cultivar Chinese Spring chromosome 5B, IWGSC CS RefSeq v2.1, whole genome shotgun sequence, the following proteins share a genomic window:
- the LOC123115646 gene encoding histone deacetylase HDT2-like isoform X3 has protein sequence MAGMASRSEGKTTGDKGYCSVIYSPYPQSSPLPPRLTDLFQQFGLDKIRAIMNSSDGKTFEQKIDKLREEMSAFERARNEFFVEGEDVDEDDEDDEDDDVDVDESDRKLLDDDKKPDITKRPHTPIGDEVECKKPKIAEGSRCQGEEPGAGGIKNSSWV, from the exons ATGGCTGGGATGGCATCACGCAGCGAAGGCAAGACAACCGGCGACAAAGGCTACTGTAGTGTGATTTATTCACCCTATCCACAGTCgtcgcctcttcctcctcgcctGACCGACCTGTTCCAACAATTTGGTCTGGACAAGATCCGCGCGATCATGAACAGTTCTGATGGTAAGACGTTCGAGCAAAAGATCGACAAGTTACGAGAG GAAATGAGTGCTTTCGAACGTGCTCGTAATGAATTCTTCGTCGAGGGCGAGGATGTTGACGAGGACGACGaagacgacgaggacgacgacgtgGATGTGGACGAGTCGGATAGAAAG CTCTTAGATGATGACAAGAAACCCGATATCACGAAACGACCACACACTCCTATTGGAGATGAGGTGGAATGCAAGAAGCCAAAGATAGCAGAAGGCTCAAGGTGCCAAGGAGAAGAACCTGGGGCTGGAGGGATAAAGAATTCCTCCTG GGTCTGA
- the LOC123115646 gene encoding nucleosome assembly protein 1;3-like isoform X1 translates to MDTSLYLPLQRTGICASKIKVVESPQSSSHSQLETLAISPRRRRSPPATMAGMASRSEGKTTGDKGYCSVIYSPYPQSSPLPPRLTDLFQQFGLDKIRAIMNSSDGKTFEQKIDKLREEMSAFERARNEFFVEGEDVDEDDEDDEDDDVDVDESDRKVGKLLDDDKKPDITKRPHTPIGDEVECKKPKIAEGSRCQGEEPGAGGIKNSSWV, encoded by the exons ATGGATACATCATtatatctcccgttgcaacgcacgggcatatgtgctagtaaaatAAAAGTAGTCGAATCTCCGCAATCGTCGAGCCATTCGCAACTagaaaccctagccatctccccacgccgccgccgttcccctccGGCAACCATGGCTGGGATGGCATCACGCAGCGAAGGCAAGACAACCGGCGACAAAGGCTACTGTAGTGTGATTTATTCACCCTATCCACAGTCgtcgcctcttcctcctcgcctGACCGACCTGTTCCAACAATTTGGTCTGGACAAGATCCGCGCGATCATGAACAGTTCTGATGGTAAGACGTTCGAGCAAAAGATCGACAAGTTACGAGAG GAAATGAGTGCTTTCGAACGTGCTCGTAATGAATTCTTCGTCGAGGGCGAGGATGTTGACGAGGACGACGaagacgacgaggacgacgacgtgGATGTGGACGAGTCGGATAGAAAGGTAGGGAAG CTCTTAGATGATGACAAGAAACCCGATATCACGAAACGACCACACACTCCTATTGGAGATGAGGTGGAATGCAAGAAGCCAAAGATAGCAGAAGGCTCAAGGTGCCAAGGAGAAGAACCTGGGGCTGGAGGGATAAAGAATTCCTCCTG GGTCTGA
- the LOC123115646 gene encoding nucleosome assembly protein 1;3-like isoform X2 — protein sequence MDTSLYLPLQRTGICASKIKVVESPQSSSHSQLETLAISPRRRRSPPATMAGMASRSEGKTTGDKGYCSVIYSPYPQSSPLPPRLTDLFQQFGLDKIRAIMNSSDGKTFEQKIDKLREEMSAFERARNEFFVEGEDVDEDDEDDEDDDVDVDESDRKVGKLLDDDKKPDITKRPHTPIGDEVECKKPKIAEGSRCQGEEPGAGGIKNSSW from the exons ATGGATACATCATtatatctcccgttgcaacgcacgggcatatgtgctagtaaaatAAAAGTAGTCGAATCTCCGCAATCGTCGAGCCATTCGCAACTagaaaccctagccatctccccacgccgccgccgttcccctccGGCAACCATGGCTGGGATGGCATCACGCAGCGAAGGCAAGACAACCGGCGACAAAGGCTACTGTAGTGTGATTTATTCACCCTATCCACAGTCgtcgcctcttcctcctcgcctGACCGACCTGTTCCAACAATTTGGTCTGGACAAGATCCGCGCGATCATGAACAGTTCTGATGGTAAGACGTTCGAGCAAAAGATCGACAAGTTACGAGAG GAAATGAGTGCTTTCGAACGTGCTCGTAATGAATTCTTCGTCGAGGGCGAGGATGTTGACGAGGACGACGaagacgacgaggacgacgacgtgGATGTGGACGAGTCGGATAGAAAGGTAGGGAAG CTCTTAGATGATGACAAGAAACCCGATATCACGAAACGACCACACACTCCTATTGGAGATGAGGTGGAATGCAAGAAGCCAAAGATAGCAGAAGGCTCAAGGTGCCAAGGAGAAGAACCTGGGGCTGGAGGGATAAAGAATTCCTCCTGGTAG
- the LOC123115646 gene encoding histone deacetylase HDT2-like isoform X4, with amino-acid sequence MAGMASRSEGKTTGDKGYCSVIYSPYPQSSPLPPRLTDLFQQFGLDKIRAIMNSSDGKTFEQKIDKLREEMSAFERARNEFFVEGEDVDEDDEDDEDDDVDVDESDRKLLDDDKKPDITKRPHTPIGDEVECKKPKIAEGSRCQGEEPGAGGIKNSSW; translated from the exons ATGGCTGGGATGGCATCACGCAGCGAAGGCAAGACAACCGGCGACAAAGGCTACTGTAGTGTGATTTATTCACCCTATCCACAGTCgtcgcctcttcctcctcgcctGACCGACCTGTTCCAACAATTTGGTCTGGACAAGATCCGCGCGATCATGAACAGTTCTGATGGTAAGACGTTCGAGCAAAAGATCGACAAGTTACGAGAG GAAATGAGTGCTTTCGAACGTGCTCGTAATGAATTCTTCGTCGAGGGCGAGGATGTTGACGAGGACGACGaagacgacgaggacgacgacgtgGATGTGGACGAGTCGGATAGAAAG CTCTTAGATGATGACAAGAAACCCGATATCACGAAACGACCACACACTCCTATTGGAGATGAGGTGGAATGCAAGAAGCCAAAGATAGCAGAAGGCTCAAGGTGCCAAGGAGAAGAACCTGGGGCTGGAGGGATAAAGAATTCCTCCTGGTAG